The genomic DNA TTTTGTAtacaataattatttaaaaagatTATATATAGACAAAGGCTCTCATCTTATGTTACCACTATTATATTGCCTATGTAAGTCTTCATAATTATTCCAAGTGAAACGAGAATAGTAGTTTATAAGTCAAAACGGCAAAGCTTAGACGAACAACCAAGTTGGCTTACACACCACGTTTCTTTGGCCTTAAAAACCCACCATTTATGGAGCTATGTTCTTCTCAACTTGTTCTTCTTTACAACATCACCACCTTTCAGTTCCCTAACATCATTTGAACCTTCCACTTACTTTCCAGAACACATCAATTTCTTGCTAGCTTCTTCGTATCATTATCGTGCCTAATTGCAGTTCTTTTCACTAGCCTTTACCTCCTCTTATAAAAGAAGTTGGTTCTAGCGATGGAGATTTATTGTGATGAACAAATGGACTTGCCTCCGGGGTTTCGGTTTCATCCGACTGATGAAGAGCTCATAACTCATTATTTGTCTCCGAAGATTTATAACAAAGGCTTCTCAGCTGCAGCTATAGCAGATGTTGATTTGAACAACGTCGAGCCTTGGGAATTGCCATGTAAGTTTGCGCGATATCTTTCTGTTATCGTGCTAAGTTGGTAATTAAGTTGTCATGTCTTTTAACTTGAATTTGTTTTTTTTATTGCAGGGAAGGCGAAAATGGGTGAAAAAGAGTGGTATTTCTTTTGTGTGAGAGATAAAAAGTATCCGACTGGTTTGAGGACAAACAGGGCAACTGAATCCGGATACTGGAAAGCGAcagggaaagataaggagatttTTAAGGGTAAAACGCTGGTCGGGATGAAGAAGATTTTGGTTTTCTACAAAGGAAGGGCTCCTAGAGGAGATAAGACTAATTGGGTGATGCATGAGTACAGACTCCAGGGAAACCATTCCATGGACTACACTCCGAAGACATCCAAAGTATGATCTCGTACTGTTTCTGTTAGAATATtaatataagatcctggaaaGAACTTGGAAAGGGCCAAGGGCCTCTCGTACTGTTTTTGTTAGAATATTAATATAAGGGCCAAGGGCCTCTCGTACTGTTTTTGTTAGAATATTAATATAAGATTTTGGAAAGGGCGAAGGGCCTTCCTCTAACAATTTTCTTTCTTTTTAGTATTAGTAGAAGAGAATAACATTTTTCTGATTCTTTTTACAGAATGAGTGGGTAATTTCTCGGATCTTTCATAAGAGTGCTGGTGGAATGAAGAGTCACATATCCGGATTAGCTAAAGATGGAGATCATAGTGAAGAAGCGCAACAACAAGGGGTTTCGTATCTTCCTCCTCTGTCAGACGTATCAAGAGCTCTGCAAGCTGAGACGATGCCTGTTTCTATAGATACCTCCAACTCGAGCCAAATTGAAGACACTAAGTTTCAAGATAGTGTAGCTGAACCTTCTGCAATGCAATCGTCATCCTACTCGTATCCCTCAATCCCAATTCATAATCCACACTTTTGCACGCCAATGTCCCTGGAATTCCCAGAGTACTATGCAGTTCAAGATCAATCAGCCACGCGCTACTTAATGGAATACAACGGTGAAGTAACCGAGATCAAACAAACCAGCAAAACAGAATTTTCACAGGAAACTAATGGAGGGATGAGTACAGATGTGTCTTCAGTCGTCTCCAATCATATCGACACGAGGTGTTATGATTATCAAGAATATCATCCCATCACTTCAAGTGGACCGGTGGACCTCGGTTGTCTATGGAATTATTGATTCTTAATCTAGGATTGCAGTTGAAAGGATCACACGATGACGATAGTACAGAAGATAAAAGATTATAATACTACAGATTATAATAGATCACTTAGCAAGTTAGCAATAATTGGTGTCATATAGTAGGAGTTGTTTCTGTGTAATAGTACATAAATTTTAGATTGATCATTATCAATCCACTCATATCATTGTCTATTCTGTTTGCTCTTTATCAGACTTTTAAGTATCAAGTCCCCTTCATATATCACTTCATTACATTTGTCATTGTTCTGGAACCTTAACATTTGAGTCATTATTACAGAAAAACATGCACTTAGGCCATTGCTAACCAACATAACCAAAATATGAAGGTGTAATCAAGCCAACTTGTCCGACAATTTAAAAATTCTGGCGTGTACAATGGTTCAATCTAGAGACATCTTCTCAGAGCATGTCAGATGATCACTTGTTTCCGAAACTGTAAGGTGTTTGTAAAAGCCGATAAGTGGATGTCAGAAATCTAATTCTGCAGTGATCTTAATTTAAATCATGAAAAGTTAATAGTAAGTTGAAGATGATTGATATAACTAAACTTTTTTTCAGTCAAGCATGGAAATATTTGTTAGCTCAGCAACCAATTCGATATGATATTATGAATGATCTTTTATTAGACGACAACACTCTAAAGTTAATCGTGTTTTAGAGAACTGGTGACACTGACAACAGTTATTATTGATTGCATTCTTCATCTTAGCTGTTTTCATAGTGAGGTTATAATTTTCTTATGTTTCTAACAATGTTCAAGTGGTGTTTGTTTTCAACGGAATCAAACCTAGGACCTTGAGGTGGTAAGAGTCTCGGTCTCAACCAGCTGAGTTACCGGGGTGGGTTAAAAGAAAGGATGTAATAAATTGAAATTGATGCTTGCACTCTCGAGTCTCGGTCTCAACCAGCTGAGCCAGCTGCGGTGGGTTAATAGAAAGGATGTTATGTATCATGTGCGTGAAATTGATCTTCCAGCAGTTACTCTCAAAAGGACAATGGACTTGAAGGATGTGAAAGCAGGATTGAAACCCCAAAAGAAAACGAGAGGCGAAGATGAAGATGTGTAGAGAGCACATTAAGAATGCACTTTCTGAACGAATTTCTACAGGCTTCTAATGCCTTGCAAGCTGAAATATCTCCTCTAATATGTGACACCTTTTTTAGCAGTATGTGAAACATTTTAAATGGTGCAACTATGACAAGTTTGTTGTATCTAATAAGTTGAAAATGTTAGATGTTAAGATGTTGTGAGCATTAAGCAACACTGTAGTCTGCAATTGCATGATAACCCTAAAGAGCAAGTATCTTTGAGCAAAGATACAAGTCATTTGACTTTTTACGCGTATTTTAAGATAACTAAAAAAAGACTGTTCTCcaaattatttttttatgaataaatgtatacatattaaattttagttcaggaaaagaaattttagaaaaaaatatgcGTAGTTATCACTTTTACACAACTTAAAGTCCGCGTAAAAAATCAAACAAATCAAACAGACTCCTgcaaatcatcaaacaatcatAAATTATCTGTTATAAAAATCGGCCGATATTTCAAAAATCACCGATAAATCGCTCaaaatcggtcaaaaatatttgaccgatttccgataaatcgccgataaatcatccgattttttaaaaatcatccAATAAATCGTAAATCGGTAGCTCAACCAAATAGttccgatttccgaaatctgtaacACTGCATAAATGACATTCATATTTGTACTTTAAATAAATTTAAGGAGGGAGATATAAAAAAATTGATCAAATTAGCTTTATCGTGTCAAATTATAACAATGACTATATCCATTTTGCGTAATTTGTGTGTCAAGCATTACTGCCCTTGCTGCAACTACTAACTActttgcatgtcaattttaacTACTTTGCATATCAATCTTTTAAGAACTTGTTGAATTATAGATCCACGGTGATTGACCGGGTCGCCCTCCTCCTTCACAAGATTAAGATCGATTATTAATTTATTATCTCAAATAAGGAACATATAAAATTCTTATACTCAGGGAAGAAGCTAGAAGTAGGATATGCCCGTGATCTGTTTGATGAAAGTCCTGATAAAGACTCTTTCAATTAGAAAATGCATGCTACCACTGTACATGTTTTTTAGTTCTAAACAAACATGTGTTCTTTTATTGAACTTGCATGTCATGTACGCTAATATAAACTTGTTCCTAGTTTCTGTTGCCTAATGTTATTAGCATTACCAAGACATAGAACTAAATTAATCTCAGGTTCAGTCTATACAGTTTGTTTCTTTTCGCAAAGCTACGAGAAAGACTGTTAAATTAACTGAACAACCTATTCCTCTGTATTGAGCAGCTATTCTAATGTCTTAATCCTTTTTATGCATAAACACTAATGGAACATTTTCGTGACTAATGATAACTTGCAACAAAATAATGCTGAGAAGAGTGTTTATATGCTATTATCCAATATGTTTTGTTCGTAAATGATTACTAATTTACTATACTTGAAGATGCTTACATTTTTTTAATGTACGTTACTGCTTCCAGGCTCTTGTTCGTTAGAAGTGGCATTAGAAGCAGAGCATGGAGACCTGTTCGGAATTTGAGCGAACGACACAAAGGTTAGAAATGGAAATTTTTGAGTCATTTTTTTGCTTGAACTTACATTAGAATTTCTTCATTCTTCTAGTTGATGCTTCGCTTTAAGGTTGATATGATTTATATAATTTATCTATGTAGTGGAAAACAGCCTTGTAAACTCTATTCACCGTACCTTGTTAACAATGAAACTGTTGTAATTCACCATATGTAAAGCCACTATTTATATAACTGTTTGCAGAAAAATGCTATTTGTCGTAGATATTCTTTACCTTTTAAACAGGATAGTGATCATCAGCTTTTGTCATTCAAACAGCTTAAATCATTGTTTGCAAAAGTaatcaactcatcagcttttgttcATTCAAACAGCTTAATCATTGTTTACAAAAGTAATCAAACTCTCTAGAACTTCTTCTATCCATACTCTCATATCTTCATAATCTCCACCGATTTGGCTAAGTTACCATGTTTCCTTCATGCCTGACATGTGAGAAAGAACATGAGTAAATCTTTGCAGCAAGTATAATGTCTTAAACAATATTTTTGAGACATGATGCCTCTTGGCTCCTACACATCTCTTTTTAGATGTTACGGGATGGAACGCTTTTCATCGTATGTATGtaaacttatttatttatttgcaaCTGGGCATGTAAACACATTGTATGTATATGCAAGTATAGACCATAAAATATACTGATGTTTAAACTTAAACTATTTATGACAATAATATTCAGTGTTTATACCATCTATGACGCAGGCCTAACCCAGCCAGTTGCAATTGCACAAAACCTTTAATACCAGGAGTCCTCTTTTCTGTAGGTCTATTtttcatttaaaaatataatgtctACATGTATTCAACTCTTAGGAAGAAGATGATAGCTGCAATTCtacttctttttatttttattaaataataaattagaAAGTCCTCAATATTATTACCACAGGGCCAAAGATCAGATAATATCgttcttttataaaaaaattctttttacaTAAGACTCGAGCATTCAAGTCTGGCACAACCTGTAAGTTCTTTGAGATGGCCTTTTACAAGGCTCGAATATACAATGATAAGTTGTCCAGAGTTGTCGTATAAATATGGCGATTATATTTTGTTTTTAAGATACACTCCTGAATCTTGATTTAGTTAGACACTTACGGCAGAATGTATTAATTTCATGGCTACAAAATTTTGGAGTCTACCAAATTCAACTTAATATTCAGTTCTAAATAGGTTTCAACTTCAGAGAACACTTCAGTTTTACTATATTGGCATTAGCTTAAAAAAATACACATTTATATTAGAAACAAGATCAACTTTTTAGGGGAAACTCCCTTTTTGTGTTCTACTTCTAAAAGTTCATATACTAGGGCCATATTTGTTTGAAGGAATTATAATCCCAAGACTAATAGCTTGTTTACTCAAATTTCAAATTGAAAGAACTACTATCCTATGAACTAaattttaatcttttttctaaatcATACTCATGGGATTAAATTACTAAGAAGAATGTGCaattaaataatttttcaaatgaACTACAAAGGGGTACAAACTTATTACCGGGATTAATTTAAGGGATTAACTATGATAAAactaataaaaattataaatagtgaattttttttatattaaagaTATTAAAGAATTGTTACTTGATTACAAACAATCTTTTAATTATATTAGAATTCTGAATATTCTGTGTTGTACTTGAAGATTCCGGCTGAAAATATTATTAGAATTCTGCTGTTTCAGATCCGAAAATGGTATCTTTTGGAGAAAAATTGCAAACGAGACCTAAACATAAGGCTAAGGGCTAACCAGactgttttttttttgtttcagGGTTGATATGTACAAAtaggtttttttttgtttttttgtaaATATAGGAATACTTTGAGGGCTGATATGTTAATAACAAATACTCTATTAACAATTGATCAGGAGAGGCGGAAtatgtttaaaaaatataattttatatttgtACACTATCTTTAACTGTGTGAACAAAACTAGTATTAAATATCATGTCTCTTTTGTACGATTGTAGGTGTAAGTTCTTTTACTTTCGTCTGTTGCACTTACCATCCAAGATGATTTCAAAGTAGAGAACCTTTTTTTTCCAGAATGACAATAGTGTCAAGGTCATGTCAATTAAGTCATATATGCGAGGGCACTTCTGTCTTATACTCTTATTACTCTATAATTCGATCTATTTTGCATAATTCTCTTACTTTGATCTTCTAAGTTCTAATATACTTATGGCATATATATAGGGTCATGTTCGGCTACAAACTTTCAGGACTCACCATGAAAATATACAGAATTCGCCAAACATATACTATGATACCCAAAAAACACTGTACCCTCTTTTTTCGTTGTAATATTTATTACAGTATTTTCCTGCACATAAACATGATTTggcaaaaaataaataaatacgaTTCATTAAAAAAATGTAGTCGAAAATGGTTTGCATTTGAACAtaagcctatatatattcttcCCTTCTCTGCCACTTTTGTAATTACTACTACTCCTACTGCCACCCCTCCTCCCCTTCTCTCTCTTATTTGATGATTGTCTGGCGTAATAAATGTAGAGTACTAGTACAAGTCAGTTATATAAAACTATGATATCAAACACTTGTTTTTGATATATTGATATATAGTTGGAAGTAAGGAAGGTGAAAATGGGTCGATCACCATGCTGTGACAAGCTTGGACTAAAGAAAGGGCCTTGGACACCCGAGGAAGATCAAAAACTACTAGCTTACATTGAAGAACATGGCCATGGTAGCTGGAGAGCGTTGCCTACCAAAGCAGGTAATTTCTCAATATTTACCACTTTTCACTCACCGAAGGAAACAGATATATCCTTTAGTAATTTAGTATGTTATTGTAATGTTAAACTAAAAATACTATTTACTTAATAATGTAATTACATATGATGTTTGTACAGGGCTTCAGAGATGTGGGAAGAGTTGCAGATTGAGATGGACAAATTATCTTAGACCGGATATTAAGAGAGGAAAATTCAGTTTGCAGGAAGAACAAACTATTATTCAACTCCATGCTCTTTTAGGGAACAGGTAACAGTATGAGTGGATGTATGTGTACTCCACATATCATATTGTTAATAGTAATTTATAACAGCTTTTATGTTCTTGATCTGTAAGGCAACAAATTTGAATTTATATTGCATTGCAGTAGCTTTTATCTTTTCTCCATTTGTCATTAGTAAATTATAACAGCTTTTATTCATAATTCCAACTATACACCATTTAAAGATGTTCATCCAGTTCAAAGCATGGTTACATTACAGAGCTTAATGTAGTGTATAAAACGGATACATTTTAATATTAGAAAGTATTAATTTCTTGCTGCAGCATTGCCAGAAACTGTCTGTGCACTTATAGATTACGGCCTTTACTTTCATGCCGTGACTTGCTAGTATGCACAGTTCATTTGTGTATGCTGGTGTAAATAATATTCGGTATCTCTTAAGGCGGCCACTCTTGATTATTCCTGTAAGATTGACAGAAATTTATGGTGTATATGATTTTTGGGAATAGAATACTATAGTATATACTTGCTGAGGTTTGAATGATTTTTGATAACTTCTaggatttttttttgttttattattgaCCTTAATTTGAGCCCCCATGTCTTATAAAAATTGTACTAATTTGATTGTCGTTTTCCTTTATGATCAAACAGATGGTCTGCTATAGCAACGCACTTGCCGAATCGAACTGATAATGAAATCAAGAACTACTGGAACACTCATCTTAAGAAAAGGCTAACTAAAATGGGGATTGATCCAGTCACACACAAGCCTATAAGTGATTCTATCTTGTCTAACAGTAAAGGTCCCTCCAAGAACACTGCTAATCTTAGCCACATTACTCAATGGGAGAGTGCCCGTCTCGAGGCCGAGGCAAGATTAGTCAGACAATCAAGACTACGCTCTTCATCCGAACTTAAGTCCCCAGAATTTCCTCCCTCGCCGTTAATCTCTGTCAACAAGCTGGTGATGCCACCTATGCCAACATTACCAAATCTTGACAAGCTAAAAACACTGAATGATATTTGGACCAAGCAAGTCTCTGCAGCCGGTAGTAGCTGTGGCAGTGAAGTAGAGTCTCCAAAGTCCACTGTAAATTATTCTGGCACTGGAATGGGGGAGAGCTCCGCCTCATTCGTGGAGCTTATGAGGAACTCTTCAGGCTCCTGTGAA from Apium graveolens cultivar Ventura chromosome 5, ASM990537v1, whole genome shotgun sequence includes the following:
- the LOC141661820 gene encoding transcription factor MYB16-like translates to MGRSPCCDKLGLKKGPWTPEEDQKLLAYIEEHGHGSWRALPTKAGLQRCGKSCRLRWTNYLRPDIKRGKFSLQEEQTIIQLHALLGNRWSAIATHLPNRTDNEIKNYWNTHLKKRLTKMGIDPVTHKPISDSILSNSKGPSKNTANLSHITQWESARLEAEARLVRQSRLRSSSELKSPEFPPSPLISVNKLVMPPMPTLPNLDKLKTLNDIWTKQVSAAGSSCGSEVESPKSTVNYSGTGMGESSASFVELMRNSSGSCEDGIMKDGGEEEWGGLRSIINPMETWSNECLRLGYDNVHATSENFGDKFTDLLMNNYTSGDWSFSEGDGESDNIGAETNKIYWNTVLDLVETSPSHNVVNSSASDSPVL
- the LOC141661821 gene encoding NAC domain-containing protein 92-like encodes the protein MEIYCDEQMDLPPGFRFHPTDEELITHYLSPKIYNKGFSAAAIADVDLNNVEPWELPWKAKMGEKEWYFFCVRDKKYPTGLRTNRATESGYWKATGKDKEIFKGKTLVGMKKILVFYKGRAPRGDKTNWVMHEYRLQGNHSMDYTPKTSKNEWVISRIFHKSAGGMKSHISGLAKDGDHSEEAQQQGVSYLPPLSDVSRALQAETMPVSIDTSNSSQIEDTKFQDSVAEPSAMQSSSYSYPSIPIHNPHFCTPMSLEFPEYYAVQDQSATRYLMEYNGEVTEIKQTSKTEFSQETNGGMSTDVSSVVSNHIDTRCYDYQEYHPITSSGPVDLGCLWNY